A region of the Apium graveolens cultivar Ventura chromosome 6, ASM990537v1, whole genome shotgun sequence genome:
AATATTTACATGCATATTTGCATGTACACATATATACATCCATTTAGCATCAGTGTACCGAAACTCCCCGAACTGAAATCTTCTGGTTTGCGGTTTGCCAAGCGGCCTTCGATTGTTGACTTGAGTATCTTAACCCAGGTAAGTTTCAGCAAATCACCCTCATCCTGCTTCTTGGGTTCCTCTTTACCTTCCTTTGCAGGCTAAACTACTTCCGGAAAACCATACTGGGGAGGTAGtgtctttatattatttaagatCTTTTTCAGGTTAATCCACTTAATAGTCATAGTAAATGCTTGTAACAACTCTGATTCTCTGTGCTAACTGAACTGAAATTGTGTTTGAGATGTCAACTTGATTGAGATAGATTCTGGGGAGAGGGGTGGTTGATCAGAGAGAGAGGTATCAATGTTGACATAGAGTGTGCGTTTAGTTTTTAATTTTAGGGTTATTAACGTTCCTGCCTTCAAAATATGTGCACTTAAACACGTAAACCTCTGAGAAATTCATCCTATGTATACCCCGACCCTTTCTTAAGTTCAGACCAATAACATTTCCACTGTAATAGTAATATAGACTTGCAAATATAAGATGAATTGATGTGCAGTCTCCAGTGCAGAGTAATTCTCACTCTTACATGATCTTCCAATCCACTCTTCAAGAATATATTACATGTATATACCATATATGCATGTAGAATATATACTCATGTAGCGTCGATATATTGAACCACCCGGAAGCGAAGTCTTCTGGTTTGCCAACTGGCCTTTCGCTTGGAGTATCTTCGCCCAGGTTCAGCAAACCATTATCCTGCTTCTTGGGTTCCTTCTTTAAGCGTACTGGGGAGGTAGCATCTTTATTTTATTCAGATCATTTTCAGGTTCATCCACATTTTCGGTCTTATTCAACCAGTGGATGGTTGATGAGAGTATGCTCAGGGTGTACTGAGACGATCATGAAGGGGAAACGGACGTATTAGATTTTTCTTCTTTAAGGGCTAATGTGTTTCAAAGAATACTCTGATGGAGCACGGACTTTAAGATTGTAGGGAACTATGACATTATAATATTATATCATAGTCGACAGAGTATATTTATATTATGTTCCTAAAACATTGTTtagaaagaaaaaataatatattttttaataagaAAGAAAAAAAGGTCAGAGAATAGGAAATGAGGGTTTCGCTCAAAAGAGAACCAATCTTTAAATTAGAACCTTAGAATTATTACAATATAATACAAATTCTGGTGCAGAACCTAAATAGACTATCATGAATACATGTTTTTTCGCATAGTTGTGTATACttaaaaaaatgttttcaaaatATTTAGGGAATAACCGTTAAACGAAATTGTACCCCGTTAcgattattatagtatagtatataTTCATCAGTGGGCCGGAAATAattgaaaaaagaaaaagaatgaGACTGCTCTCTCTTGTTTACTCTTcatttctttttctatttttattatAAGCAAAGGCCAATGCCCCCTAATTCTCTTTCTTCGTAGGAGATGAGAAAAACATATTAGAGGTTGAACATCAAACTTAAGCAAGTATGAATAGAGAGTAAAAGAAGGTACAGAACTATCATGACAAACAGAATGATTTATATGATTAGGTAAAAGAGGTTTCTGATGCAACGCACATATACATTTAACATGAAATGCAACACTAATCTGGAACTTCATAAGTTGGTCCATGAAGAAGAGAGTTTGTTCAGGGCCATATTAGAggaacattgttatatcattaTTATATTCTGTAATGATAATAACAGCCAGAAACAATCGTACGCATACTTCTAATATGGTCCTCGAGTACCTCGACTATGAACTACTATGATACGTTATCTACATTAGCATGGAACATACAAGTAAATTAAGCCAGATAATTAAAACATAGATATTGAAGATTAATTCTTGATACAAAAGAAAGAAAGAATCAATATCTTCCTATTTAATCATATATACTTCCCTTTTCCTGCAATTATGATACAAAAACATTAAAATTTCCCAGCTTTCTACTCACGCGGATACAGGTAATTATCATGTGTACCAGTGTAAGAacatttaaaatattttcaacaAGTTTTAAAATTAGTAATAAGTTTCTTACAGGCTGTGTGTTAAGAGTGTTGCAACTATTTAATTAAAACCTGCCTTGCCTACTCAACTTCCTTTCTTTTTCCCCTACCTTTCTCAAACTTGTTTTTCATCTTATCATAAACTAATCAGCTTAAATTAGTAGTAATTAACAATCTAATCACCAATTCACTACTAAAATATGATTTAGACCATCAATACTGTTTAACCTCTATATAAACAAGACCACTAATTCATTTCCTATCATCCAAGAATACTACATTTTACAAAAACTATGGGAAACTATGCCTCTTTATGCAGTTCACTCATTTCCCCTACAGCCAAAGCTTCTAAGGTCATTTTCCCTGGAGGTGAAGTGCATCAGTTTCGCCGTCCAGTGAAGGTGGCTGAACTCATGCTCGAGTCCCCTAGCTCGTTTCTCGTCAACACAAAGTCACTGAATATTGGTAAAAGGTTTACACCTCTGTCAGCTGATGAAGATTTGGAGTTTGGCAATGTTTACATTATGTTTCCAATGAGGAGGCTCAAGTCAGTGGCGACCACGGATGATATGGCCAGGCTCTTCATGGTTGCTAATCCTACAGAAACTAACATTTCCGGGGCTATCAATAACAAGGTCAGGGTTTTGCCAGAATCTGCAGCTGTTGCATCGTCAGAAGGTGAGACTGAAGGTTCAAGAATTAGCTTTGAAGAAATTGAGGGGTTATATGCAGGGGAGTTTAAGTACAGATTATCCATGTCAAGGTCTAGAAAACCCTTGTTGGATACTATTACAGAAGAGCCAGTGCGTTCAAGGTAACAAACGTTCAGTTGTTTCCCAGGGTGTAATTTAAGTCCATCCCCACTATTTCTGTAAAAAGAATTACATGTTGCAAAGATCAGATTTCGTGTAATTATCCGTCTCAGACAACTAACTATAACAATAGCATCATACTTCTCCCGTCAATTTAAACGAAGAAATGCAAGGGGGGAGTTAATTGCTATGACAGAGTGTCTTTGTTTAACAGAATGTATGTTTAAGGTCTTCACCTAAAAACAAATACTAGTAATTTGTTATGTTGCATGTGATAAGTTCATGTGTGCAACCAAATCTGACAAGATACAAACTAATCCACACTATAGGGTAGCATGTTATAAAAGTAAACTTGCGTTCCAGAAGACGAAGGAACCAATACTCTCAGTTATAGAGAAACTGCACACCTATTTAGCACTATTGAAATTTAACTGTCACCTAATCATTTGACCACATAACAACTTCAGAGGCATCCTCCAGATACGCAAGTTTATCATTGCATATACAATTAACAAGGACCATTTCCATACTTGCATTACATATGTGAGGGATACAAAAAAAAAACTATCTATTGTAGAAATACTCTTGCAAAACGTCTCAATTCACAGTGACAGTAAGCTATGTTATGCAGATGATTGGGTGACTGAACAGTGAACATAACGACAAATTACAGTTGAAGAGGAAAGTAGTAACATCATAAGAAAAGCTACAAGGAGAAATGTGAACTGTGAGAGGAACGATTTATAATCCTGATGTCTCAATTAGTTAATAACATATGGATTGGTGGCAAAGAAACCAAGTCTACAAGGTTCTCAACAGTTTTAACATTGATCAGTATTAGAACTTTCACATGTACATGTTATTAAATATTTCCCCATCTTCCTTGTAGCATATCTCATTGTTGGCGAGCTTGTGATCCAATGGACTTCATCAGATATAAATCTCAGCTTATGCGCAATTAATATTGCTAGACACGAGCCCTTCCACAAAGTTTGTTAAAGAAACatgtaaaaagaagagaaaaaatcTGTTCAAACTTGAAACTAATATATAAATCTGTAAACTCAATCCTGTCTAATAATGGTTAAGCCATAAATAGTATTGAAGAGACCTCGAACTAGTCACGGATTGTGTATTGCCATAAGCTTAATAAGGGGGACTTAATTTTCACCTGCTTTCCCACTAAATTCGTTGCAAAATGTAAGGTATTTCCATTTAATAATctcaacttcagcttctccttcctTTGAAACGTATAGGGAAGAGAAAAAACAAGAATGCTATTTTACCACCTTCTAGCAAAACTGCAACCCCCTTTCTTAGTATTCTCACATCAATCACTCCCACTATATTTTTATCCCATTCTTTTTCCTCCTGAAAAAAGTTGGACAAGATATGTTTTCTTGTTCTACTCTATTATAAGAGATTACGACTCTCATAAAAAATTATATGTTTTTTAAGGAGTGTAGTTGGTAAAAGTACTTCCAAGTCTTCTGTTTTGAACGCCATAAGCAAGCAAGTGCTCCAAATGTACAACAAGCTAAAGCAATTGCAAATGCAGCCCCCAAAGGTACTACTGCATCAGTTGAAGTTTCTAATTCTTCGACAACTGCCTTATTTCTTCCTGCATCATCAAGAAGCTCCTTGTCATTGTACAGGAGTGTCTTCCCATAATAGTTAGCCAAGAATCTGAAAACCTCATTATGGTCCCAGTCGATCTGACTGTCTGCGCCACTTTTGTGGCTCCGAACAAAATAGCAAGAAGGGCAAAGCTGTTTTGGAGGCCATAGTATCTTTGGGAATTTAGGATCACCAGTTCCTAAAgaggcttcttctttctttagtCTCTCGTTAACTTTGTTATGCGCAGTCCACAACCAGAGTGCATAATCACGGGTTTTGTTGAAAGGACTAGAAACACTGCAATGTTATATAAAGTCAGACCATTTGAACAAGAGATCAACTAAAAATCTTGTACTTGCAATATTACCTTGAACACATGTCATAGAAATGTTGGCGACACTCATCACAGATGAAGAAATTGTGAATAAACTCACATGTAGTTGTAAATGCCAACTGGCTCTCTCTATTCTCAATTCTAACAGAAAGTGAATGTAGTAAAACCCATAACCCACAACTGCAGAAAACAGATATAGCCTTTGAGAATCGGATAAAGATGCAAATTCCAttacttttaatttgtaataACTTCAAACAATCGCAGTTTTGGTTGAGCGAAAGGGATAAACTAGCTCTAGAATTCATTAGGCATAACTCATAACCAACTTCCAGAATTGTGAAAAATACCAAAAAAGTCACATTGCTGTCATTTTGATTTAGtgatatttataaaaatataatttgtaGCGGTCAAAGTTGCAGGGTTCTTTAATTCGTGAACTATCACTGCACTACATGCAAAGTACATCTACATCCACATCATGTACCTCCCAAGTGCTAATAATGTATTCCAGTTTAATAATGTCATGTTTCAGGCTCATGTCTAGGATGGAACTAGCACATGCCGTCTCGAAAGGCTACCAGGGTCTTTGGCTCTATTAACTAGTAGTTAAATACATATATATCGGGTGTTTCCCTGAAGATAAACAGTTATGTTTCTCATTGTTGCAGTTATTTGTTGCGGAAAATGTACATTCCATCAAGGATATGCAATTTCTTGAACACTAAATAGAAAGTTTATAGAAATGCCTACAATAGAAACCACTTCTGTACTTTTACTGACAGCAGATATACATTAAATCAGAAGTAGTTAAGGTCTATGGTTACGTCTAGATGGGGAAATCCAAAAGTAACAGTTTGATGGATTGATATAATTGACATCGACAAAGGAACCATTATGAATCATAAAGATAAGCTTATGTTGTTTACCTAAATCCTCTGGTGTCATTCCTGCTACCACGACAAAACTTCTGCAATGGAAATTTGCAGTAATTTTTGTTAATTTCAAGAAAATTATACAAAGTATATATAGTGAGTACATTGACAATGACTACATACTTTGTATACTGCAAAGCCTTTAAATATGCTAAAAGATTTGGGGTCAGCTACACTTGTGTATTATGCTGctaaaagattttctaatcatGGTAATGTTGATTTGTTAAATTATATTCGTGATATTATTAAAAGCGATTAACCCAAATGATTAATATTACTTTCTTGCTGCAAAACCAAAGTAGATTAGTTACACTGGAAGTTggaaataacacaaataacttttccagaaaaatttcaattattattgATAGGGAAACTTATTAATTCATAATGATATCGCACCAAGCAGTTTAGACCCACCCAATTTCCACGAGAAACTTCGCCGCCACAAATTTGAAATTTACGCATAATGCTCTTTCCACTACTAGTCATACATTCTTGTTCTGTTCCAGACAAGATATCTGATGGGCACAAATCGTCAAAGTTCACAAGTATATCAGCGCTTCCTTTCCGGCATCTGGACAAAAAATCCAGAGCCAAACAATAAAGTATATTGCAAAATGTTGCGACTTAATTATGGACACAACACGGGTTGTACTAACCTCCTAGAAGGATGATGAGCCACAATAAGTTGAAGAAATTCTAAAAAAGACCCCCGAGTCTTCGATTTTATCATCTGTAAAATTGCCCGAGTACAGTAAGTAACTGAACATGATATATTATGATAGGAAAGCAGCAAATGTACAAACCTTGTGTTCCAAGATCAAGTCAAAGGCCATGGATGTTGCTTCCTCAATATCATGTGCAGCACGTGCAATCTTTTCCAAGGCGGGTGATTGAAAAGTTAATATCCTCACCCATGTTAAAAGGGGCAATGTAATGTTTTAAATAAATATGAAGTCTTTAATTATTACTGACCTCTTTGGGATCCAAGATATCTGACCGAACAAGCTCATTTCCGTGTTTCTCATCATCTAAGCTGTATGAGCTGTCATTAAGAGACAAAAGATAAAACATTGAGTGCAATTAAACAACTATATTAGATAACCTGCGACGTAAACTGCCAGAATGGTGAAATAACTTAAAATAACCCCCAAGGTCTAAGAAGCGTTGTTACTGTCATATCTGGTAGTTGATGTTAGTAATTCTaaacttaaaaaaaaaaaaagaaagaagaagacaTTGTAAAGCTTATATGTTTTCATCCCTCTAAATAGTAACATGCACATCATATTTTTTCCACCATATACATCTTCACACCCTCCCTCACCCCCCCTCTCTGAATCTAACTTATAGGTACTTAAAATAGCCTTAGGTTGCAGCTTAAACTGTATATTTCTCCACCTTATACACCTCACACCCTCCCCTCATCCTCCGCCCTTCGAATCTCACTTATAGGTACTTGAAGTAGCCTCAGATCAGGGATAAACTGTGAATTTTTAACTTTGTACTTATCTTTGTTAAATTAATTAGCTTAGGAGCAACTTACATTTCATATGCATGCAATAATGAGCAAAATATTGCTTTCATGACAAGTAATATATTATGTTTTACAAACTTCCTTTTCTGACAATCAAGATTCCTTCCTACTTCTATGTTGGAAAATATGCAGTAAAGTATGACAAATAACATAGATAATTACTTACCTCCCCATTTGCTTATTAATCCAATGTAGTACTCGATCTGCTGTCTTTCTATCATCAATAAAGAGTATTGTACTATTCTCCGTTTTTGAGAAGGAACTGAAGTGAGAAGGAGGGCCCCAAAAAAGCATGGGGAAACGATCAACAGAGAATTTATCGCAAAGTTTGGTATTTATCTGTGCTGCCAAACATTTAGAAAGGGAGGACTGATCACTATTGtagaaaataattttaagaagTAACAGAACTCAAGATTCTACACTGAAAAAAATGATGGATAGTAAAAGCAAGGAATAAAAAAAATACATCAATAGGAACTTAGTGGGCATGTTTAAGTGTGCGGTATAGAAGGGAGGATTCCACCCTCCATCTCTAGCTATTATTATGGGTTAGGAACAGAGAAGGAGAGAGGCATATAGATGATGGAAAAGGTAATTGAATTAAAGTTATCATTTGTAATAAAAGAAAAAACTACTGAAGCCAAAACAACATTTTTTCCAGAATTAATCTTTTTGACCAAATCAACTTCACTCCTAATTATTTCAACGTTTTTTATATCAAGGAGTATACAGTTCGCACAGGCCAACTGTATTTTCGTTCTTGCTTGGGCAATTTTTTTTATATGTTTATGTATTACTTGTACTTGCcctaatataaaataaaaaatggTGCTTAAAGAAAACAATTCATTTTGTGAAACATGCAGCTAGTGCCATAGTAGGTATAATTAATATAGAGAAGACCTAGTCTGAACGGGGATAGAAATGAAGTTTATTACACTTTCAACAAGAAAATAAGATCTAAGAGGTGTCAAACACAAGACATAGTTGGAAACTTGGAAGCAATGTACCCTAACCCCACTATCTGTGCAAAGGAAACATTTATCTGATAATCTTCtcattaaatatttaattaattagtaTAATCTTCTGTTAATTTGCAGATGGAGATGATATTGAGGAACCTTGCTTGCTTTTTTTTTGGGGGGGGGGAGGTGAGTGACAAGAATCAACTACATAATAATAGAGTTCTTGAAGTATAAAAAGTATTCCATAACACTTTAAATACTCTTTTATGGCATCTAATTCGAAAGTCCTTGTTGGTTCTCTAATACTACCAGACAAGCACTTTAAATTTAACATATTACTCTTGAATAATTATACAGTTACATTTCAAGGAATTAGCCATTACCAACTACTTTACTGGATGATCCATCTTAGAGATGAAATTGAACTTCAAGCAGGACATGGAGCAATAGAGTGAGCGCCataaatctttaatatttaaaaatatcaTAAGTTTGTTGTATCCCCGTAGAAAATTAATTCAActcaaagaaacctacctctcAGCTAATGCATCTTACAGTCTAAGCAGTTTAAGCAGTCAAAATCACCAAGATGGCGAGTTGTTTACAAGTTTGTCATTCTTCTGATCCTCCTAGCATTGTAGCTTATTTGATACCCAATAATGATCGAGGGTTCAAGCCTCTGAAGGCATAGGTGTGTGAGTATTTAAAATTGTGCAATTAACACACACACAGATATGCATGTTGTTTTAGGGATCCAACAGCTCATTTTAAAAGGCAGAGTAAATTATAACTGTATATGCATTTTAAAGATATTAAAGAATATACTCATATTTGGGTTCTCCAGTGGGCAGTATTTTGGTATACGTTTTAAATCAATAAGATCAAGAAATTagaaaaaagaagaagatgaTTATTAAATATAAGGTGCAAGTCATGTTCACTACATATATTTTTTCAAACTTGTAACATCGAGAATAAAAATACAAAATCTGAATCAGAAACGATATGTGTGCCTAATGTTGAGTAAGAACCAATAGTGACAAAAAATGGTATGTTGGCATAGTCCTATGAAAGAAAATTAAATAAAGAAATTATAGCAATACCTTTTCTGCACAGTCAACCCTGGTCACCAATATTATCCCTGGATGCACTGCGTTTGGTCCATTGAAAAGCTTGGCAACTTTTTCATACTGGGGCTGCAGTAATTTAACAAGAAcaataaaaaatatagaaataaaACTGCATCGTATCAGTCTGAAAGATGCGCTTATACATACTTTATAGTTTCGGCAAGCTGGACACCTACAAAACCAAAAGTAACATGTAAAAAGAGTTGACCGGAAAATATAGTTAAAGATATAAACAGCATATTTAGAGGTAAATGACCAAAAGGTCAAGTACATacaataaaattttaaattctgataactaCATTGCATAGTTTGTAATCATATGTTCCTTAAGAAATTCAGCTACACAGCCACTTAACATTGCCTCTTAAAAGTTTTTGATGATACTTCAATTGATTCTTAGCCAACGTTGTTTTAAGGTAAATTCCATTCCCCGTACAGTTCAGTTTCAAGATACCATGTCCTTGCAATTGTTGTTTCAGCATATCCCCTGGTTATGCTACTCTTGTCCAATCACATTGCAAAATGACATTAATGTGGTCTTATGCTTAGAGTGAATGAAATTGGGGGGAACGGAATAGATTTATAATATTTTTTGGTGAACATTCATAACATTAATTCTTTCCTCCATTGCATCCCCAGTAAATTGAACTACAGCTCGAACCCAATAATTTGAGAAAGAGTGCTCCGTTCTCCATCTAATTCATTGTGTTCACAGATCTCATCATAAAAAAATTGCACTCCCATTATCCTCCCCTCTACCTCCATCATCTTATTAACAATTCCCCATCCCTTTTCCCCTAACCAAACTGAGGATAATAGTTTGAAAATATTATACATATAGGCACAAAAATAATAGAGTATGCTTTGCCCTCTTCTTTCGCACATGCtgtgatttttttttgaaaaatttgATATCCGTCCGAAAAAACAGATATTATCCGTATCCAAAATAAAACGGATATTATCCATATCTAAATCCGGAGTATTCGAATCcgaaattaaataaatatgaaatttaaataataaaaatatatacaaTTTAAAATTTATTCTATTAGCTTATAGTGTTTGTGTGTGTATATTCATTAAAtagtatatttatataaattttatataattgtaaaattattatatacataaataaaaatatcatttGAGCATGAAAGATAGATATAATTAGTATGTCGTTCACATAGTTTTTCATCTGAACGGGAACAAAATTGTTTCGAAAAATCATTAAAGGGGCtgtaaaaaatattttaaaaatttgatATTCGTCCGAATTATTTGTATTCGTATCCGAGAAAAGTAGATATT
Encoded here:
- the LOC141664699 gene encoding uncharacterized protein LOC141664699, with the translated sequence MGNYASLCSSLISPTAKASKVIFPGGEVHQFRRPVKVAELMLESPSSFLVNTKSLNIGKRFTPLSADEDLEFGNVYIMFPMRRLKSVATTDDMARLFMVANPTETNISGAINNKVRVLPESAAVASSEGETEGSRISFEEIEGLYAGEFKYRLSMSRSRKPLLDTITEEPVRSR
- the LOC141663972 gene encoding sulfhydryl oxidase 2-like, with translation MYSFTMFVFLLLLSFEATSISSVSFRSRSLLRAINTKTHKNTNTNITNAGDHPHFDYAVDLNSTNFDVVFRKTPAHFAIVEFFAHWCPACRNYKPQYEKVAKLFNGPNAVHPGIILVTRVDCAEKINTKLCDKFSVDRFPMLFWGPPSHFSSFSKTENSTILFIDDRKTADRVLHWINKQMGSSYSLDDEKHGNELVRSDILDPKEIARAAHDIEEATSMAFDLILEHKMIKSKTRGSFLEFLQLIVAHHPSRRCRKGSADILVNFDDLCPSDILSGTEQECMTSSGKSIMRKFQICGGEVSRGNWKFCRGSRNDTRGFSCGLWVLLHSLSVRIENRESQLAFTTTCEFIHNFFICDECRQHFYDMCSSVSSPFNKTRDYALWLWTAHNKVNERLKKEEASLGTGDPKFPKILWPPKQLCPSCYFVRSHKSGADSQIDWDHNEVFRFLANYYGKTLLYNDKELLDDAGRNKAVVEELETSTDAVVPLGAAFAIALACCTFGALACLWRSKQKTWKYFYQLHSLKNI